The window TTCAGTCCTGAATTCTCTCCGTGCTGGATTTATAGTTCTCTTCACACATTGGAAAACAGCATTTATATCTGGGTTTAACTTTTCCTTCAGGTGATTGCCATGATCAAAGGCCTGCAGGTGCTGATGGGGCGGATGGAGAGCGTCTTCAACCAGGCCATCCGCAACACCATCTACGCGGCCCTGCAGGACTTCGCCCAGGTGACCCTGAGGGAGCCTCTGCGACAGGCTGTCAGGAAGAAGAAGAATGTTCTGATCAGGTCAGTCTCTCCCTCAATGCAGTGCAAGCTCCATATATTGATTAGTGTTGTTACACTTCGTAATACACAAGCCCTGGGTATGCTCCAGTACACAAGCAGCCAGCAGTTCTTTtagccagcagctcctccagaggTAACTTTTGGGCATCATCccagcaatgccagctgtgtgTGATCCCACCTCAGGTACCTCTCCTCTCATATGTGCACAGCCATAGGTATTTTCATCTTGAAGTAAAATCAAGTTaagccctgctctccctctcccccGCCCCAGTGTCCTTCAGGCGATTCGGAAGACGATCTGTGACTGGGAGGGAGGTCGGGAGCCTCCAAATGATCCTTGCCTGAGAGGGGAGAAGGATCCCAAGGGTGGATTTGATATTAAAGTCCCACGACGAGCAGTAGGACCATCAAGCACACAGGTATGTGAATGTTTGTCTCCTGTGTGGGGAATTAATGGTCTTAGAGCCATGTAGGAGTCTCCCACCCTGTGGATTAGTAGCTGTTTCCGTTCTCTGTTCCACAAAGTCTTCATGCTGTTGTGTGTTAAATGTTGCTTTTGTGCCTAATTCGCTGTATAATTCCCAAAGCCTCTTCTTTCATGGGTTTGATTATCTCTAACTCTGAAGGATAGTGGTGTGCAGAGGGTGGTAACCACCTTGGAGAGGTGTTACTTTTTGTTCCCAGAACACCAAGGCCATATGTGATGATGTCTGTAGAGGGGTAACTGCATGTCACCTTTTTTCCAAAGCTTTACATGGTGAGGACCATGCTGGAGTCACTCATAGCAGACAAGAGTGGCTCAAAGAAGactctgaggagcagcttggATGGGCCAATAGTCTTGGCCATTGAGGAGTTCCACAAGcagtccttcttcttcacccACCTTCTCAACATCAGTGGTGAGATTATGGCAGGGGGAGGCTTGAACCCAGCCCTTGCATGCTCAGAAAGGCAAAAGCACATCAGCTTTGCTCCTCATTGACCTAGGCAGAAgattttccttgatttttccCAGATGTCCTACTTCTGCCTGGTTTGGGCATGCTTCTGTGTAGTACTCATTATGTGAACAAGGCTGTCAGCAAGAGCAAATAGCTGCAGGTGGGAGATTATTTTCTAGGAGTGGACTTTCCTTCTGTCCCAGACAAACTGAGCCTCTGGACACAGAAAAAGTATTCCAGAATAACTCTGAGCAATTCCAGTGTTCTCACTGGTCCTCTAGAGCAAAAGGGGTGATCCCTTCCTTCTTCTTGCATTACCAAGTGCTCAGGCAGCATGGACATGGTCTGGGTTTAAAACCAGAGACATCCTAGAAAAATGTCCTGTACCCAAAAgcaaggctgcagcagctgcctcctgtgccATGCCCTCACTGCCATCCCCAGGGGGTGACATGGATCCTCTGTGCTTTccagaggctctgcagcagtgctgtgacctgtcccagctgtggttCAGGGAGTTCTTCTTGGAGCTGACCATGGGCCGCCGCATCCAGTTCCCCATCGAGATGTCCATGCCCTGGATCCTCACAGACCATATTCTGGAAACCAAAGAACCCTCCATGATGGAGTAAGGGCtggtgggctctgctgggaccGTGCACatgctggggtttgggattttgttcAGGAAGAAGGGGGGGCTGGTGATGAGCAGTGTTTTTGGTGTGGGAGGTAAATGGATGTTCCTTGCTCTGCTGTCACATGAGTGGTGCTGTGTGAGCACCTCGTTGGCAGACACGGGGCGACTTCCTGGCACTGGCACCTCTTCATGTGTCATAAACAGCAGCTGGCAACTGTTGGGGTGTGGGCAGGACagggtggcactgtcacctgcACGCAGCAGTGAAACAGATGTGTCACCAAAGGGGGTGGGCCCAGGCTAAGCCACCTCAACTTCCTTTTGTATGTGGAATAAATGATGCGAGGAAttgctgctctgcaagtgtCATCATCTTCATAATGTTTTCCTTGTTAGGAAAACTTGGTTGTATGGGCATTGTCAGAGCACTCTCTGGAGTGAGGGCAGGGTGAAAGTTTTTTTAAGGGCAGAGAAGAAGCAAATTTTGATTGAACAACTCATAATTAGCTCTCTTCCAGGTTGGTTGTAGCTGCTTCCTGCAGAAGCCAGGGATAAAGAGGGATTAtttgaggggctgcagggggtgGCAGTGATAGGCATGAAGTCAgagaaaagtctttttttttacatcaggCAGGGCATGACATGCACCGGCTGCAGTTTATGCTGATAAGCTCCAAAGCTCATTTTAGATGTGGTCTGTGTTCTTGCCCTCAGGTATGTGCTGTACCCCCTGGACCTCTACAATGACAGTGCATACTATGCTTTGACCAAGTTCAAAAAGCAGTTCCTGTATGATGAAATTGAAGCTGAAGTAAGTTCTCTTCATCTTTATTGTATGAAAAAAGCTCACAGGAGTCACACTGCCCTGATTGACCCAGTAATTCATTATAGGCACCTTTCTCCTGAAAGAAATATTCCATCAGACTGAGAAGTTTTCAAGAAGATTAGCATTTCCAGAGGCCCTAAAGACTCTCCTGATTAAGGGCTTCAGCTCAGCTGTACCTGTAGGGAACCATGGAAGCCAAAAGCTGTCAAacactggggacatggcagAGTCTGACGAGCAGAGGGTTTGAGACAtcagaggaaaacaagaaattcCCTGAGAGGGAAGGGTGGTTGAGGGTGGGGGACCAGGACCAGTAAGAACATGCAGAAGCTATAAAGAGAGAAATGTAACTGCAATTTTCTGCTTACCTTCAGCAATGTGAGAAGTGCAGTGTGGTTTTAAGATACTGTGAcctttaatatatatttttgtattaaatGAAGGATCTGTGTTGGGTTGTATTGATCTTGCGTGCGTAGGAAGGAGCTGTTCTGTGCTGGTGACACCCTCACCAAGTCTTGTTTTTTCTCCCCCAGGTGAATTTGTGCTTTGATCAATTTGTGTACAAGCTGGCAGATCAGATCTTTGCCTATTACAAAGCGATGGCTGGCAGGTAGGAGAGCCTGACTGCTGATGGTGACTGATGATATCACTGCATCCAAATTGCTGTTAACCAAAAGATTTCCCTCAGGGAGCAGCCACCGTAAGAAGACACAACATAGatcatccctgtcccccagagctggctgtCCACGTCAGACCGATGTAGATGGGGAAAATTAATTAAGGAGACAcagttaaaagtgaaaaaataataattggcATCCAGAGTAGCAGTCAGAGTACAGTTTGTGAGAGCTTCAGAAAAGCAAACTGAGCTTATTACAGGCATGTCCTTGCTTGACTTCTGTTTTTGTACCAGGCAGAGGACTGGAAGCCTCCCATCTCTACAAAATAGGAATATGCACTTGTCCTCACCCTAGTGAAGCAGCAGGACTTGTTCTCCCTTTGGGGAGATAGAACCTTTGTGGCATATCCTCCTTACCAATTTAAAGGGCATGGATGAAATCTAGTGAGAGTCTTCTTCTCGTGGCCCCAGAGGTGAACCAAGTCTTCCATGTGACTGCAAGTTCTGTCTCTAGGTCACATTTGGCCTTAGAGAAGGAGGACAATCACCATCACCAACCAAATGTTCCCACAGCAGATCTTCAAGGAGGGAGCACACCAGGGGAACCACCCAGTACCTGGCACTGTTATCTTTCAgcacatttttatatatttttggaTGTTTTAGCCACAAAAGACAAGCAGGAAAGTCCCCAGAAAACAACTGCTGCTCTGTGATTTAGTGTGCAGAGATTTCTTGCAATTCAGAGCCAAGATTAAAAGGGCTGAAACAACTCTGGAAAGACTCATAGAGAAGCTGATAGTGTACATTTCTATTTTCCTGACACTGCTTccctttttcagtgttttactgGACAAACGTTTCCGGGCTGAGTGCAAGAATTACGGGGTGATCATCCCATACCCCCCATCCAACCGCTATGAAACGCTGCTCAAGCAGAGGCACGTCCAGGTACAGTGCAAGCAGCAGGCTCCAGTACTCATCATGACACAAAAATGAGTTATGCCCCACATTTCCCTCGTTCCTTCTTAAGTAATCTATACTCAGCCAAGGCACTTGTGCCACCACTTTCATGTTTAAGCAGACTTCGAGGTTCAGTTTTAATATGTGTGTAgagtaaaaaatgaaataccTTGTCCCCATCAGTATATAACATGCAAATCTTTTcttttggcagctgctgggcagatCAATCGACCTGAACAGGCTCATTACCCAGCGCATCTCTGCAGCCATGTACAAATCACTGGACCAGGCCATCAGCCGCTTCGAGAGCGAGGACCTGACATCCATCGTGGTAAGAACTTCTATTGACTCTGAGGATGAGCAGGAAGACTAATACACTGCTGAGGATGCACAGTCAACTGGCTGCTGTTTTCAGTTCCCCTGCAGTGGGTTTCAACCAGTCATGTATCTTCCTTTATGCTGCTGAGTCTTTACTGGTTCTGTTTATGGAGCTTTAATTGCATTATTATCAGACCATTAAGTATCTGTGTAAATCATAAGGGGACAGCAGTTAGACTTTGCAGAGCTCATATAAGAGAGTCCTGTAAACTGAGGGAAGGAAATCTTGCTTTAATTCCCAGCTGGATGAAGGTGGCTGTGACATTGCTCATGTGTGTACAGGATTTGCTGTCTTTGATATGATACAGGAGCATCAGAGTCAAGTAGTGTAAAATTACCAGTTTCCACCTTTGGAGGATTCTGAGGTGAAAGCCAGCCAGTGCTCAGTGGGgaacaaattaattttgcttcCTGCAGCTTCACAAAACACTGGACCAGGACCCCCTTGAGTGGAAGTGCAATTGGCCTTGGCTGCTGAGTTAAATTGATGTCTTTAGTTCTGCGTGTGTGTGTGAATAAAAAACATTCCCCTGGCAATTAAATCAGCTGTTTCTGttgcattttctgctgctttatgtgctgcaggagctggagtggcTCTTGGAAATCAATCGCCTGACGCACAGGCTGCTGTGCAAGCACATGACCCTGGACAGCTTCGATGCCATGTTCCGCGAGGCCAACCACAACGTGTCCGCGCCCTATGGGCGCATCACCCTGCACGTCTTCTGGGAGCTCAACTTCGACTTCCTGCCCAACTACTGCTACAACGGGTCCACCAACAGGTGAGGAGGGACAGCAAGGCCGCCTGGAGaccctgcttttctttccacaACGTCAAACCTGCCACTTAAAATTGATGTGCGTTGTGGAGAGGTTTGTGCTCCCTGTGGGATGCAGCAGTTGCTCCTAAAATGAATTTGAAACCCACCATCTTCCTTTGGTCTTGAAAATGTTAGTAACAAATTCAAGCAGGAGTTAGACAGTAATTGAAATGACTGAGGGTTGGTTGATATTGTTTTCTTGCCTGCTAAAAATAAGAAATCTCTGTTTTGGTAAGTTTTACACCACCAACAGATTGTGGCAGGATTTTGCATTCCTGTTGGTATAGCTCAAGTGATGAATTCTAACTAGCCTGCAACTGCAGGTCATCCCAGACCATGCAGTGTCAGTTATTCAGGCTCTGATCACTTCCCTTCCCATCTCCCATGCCTGCTGCAGGTTTGTGAGGACAGCCATCCCCTTCACACAGGAGCCCCAGCGGGACAAGCCAGCCAACGTCCAGCCCTATTACCTCTACGGGTCCAAGGTCAGTAAATGAGCCTCAACAGCCAGAGGAGTGAGTgttggaaatatttatttaggaagagaaagaaatgcaaggTTCATTTACAGAGTGGTGGGTGTGAATGAGCAGGGTCACATCGCTGTGTGCAACCAAACAGACatgcaagaagcagattcatgtgctgttgctgttgtttttccaTATTCTTCTCCATAAAATGCCCATGTTAAGGGCTGTCAGCACTGGTCTTGCTTGGTGTTGGCACTGAGACTGAATCAAGTCCATCTAAATGCACAGGCAAGTGAGCAAGTTGGTGCTCTGATGCAGTGATGCTCCCCAAGGAAGGTACCTCTTCAGGAATCCCATTTTCTGTTCAGAATGGGAATTACTGAAatacttgtgtgtgtgtgcactacTTAATACAgacaaaaagcttttttctcaGGCTGCAATGACTGTTTATGCAGGCATTACAAAGGCTTGGGCTGTGATGCTAGTGGAGGGGCACTCAAGTGTGAAACTACTTGAGTGGAGTTTATTTCTTATGCACATTGATTGATGACTCTGAGGTGAACCTACAGCACTGATGCACATGAGCTAATGACACTACAGTCTGCCAAGCCTGGCTGTTCCCAGAGAGCTGacttggtttcttttttaaaaatcttcagCAAATGAGAGTATTTTTGTCACTTGACAAAAATCTTTCTCCCTGTGATCAATGTCTATGCCTCATGTTCTACCCTGGGACAGACAGCTGccatggacacacagacagTCCTCTTGGCAAGAGCTAGGGAAGAGCAGGACAAACCAAATCTCTAAGCaagattttgtttccttttgctttcattGAAGGCCATGCTGTGGCAGGATGGCCCTTTTATCATCGCTGCTTTTATAGGAGAAAAAGCAGTGAGGGGAGTTGTACGGGCTCTCCTTCACGAAACTGGAGCTCCTCATCAGTACAGCGGTCATGGgcacttccagcagctcctctctcagTCCATCACTCAGTGGCTCCTCTGGTgagccccttccttcccccacttcTTCAGAGCTGCAGTCGGGGTGCTTCAGCCTGGCAGCCCAGTGGCAGCGAGCAGACCAGAACTGCAGGCAGCCGTAGGCCAGCAAGGCGAGgaagcacaggagcaggaggctgctcaCCATCCACATGGACGTGGTGGGCTCGTGCTTGGAGCCGCCGAAAACCAGGGGGATTTTGTCCAGCGTGTGGAAGGTGGTGCAGTGGTTGCTGGAGGGGTAGGAGTTCTTGCAGGTGATGCAGAGCACGTAGATGGTGGAGGGCGTGAGGCGGTGCAGCACCAGGGAGCTGAGCGGGTGCGGCACGCGCTCCTCGCGGTGGAAGTTCTGCCGCAGGTAGCCCGCGAAGACGCTGTTCCAGTTGGGGCGGTACATGACGTGGTAGTAGTTctctgggcaggggctgctcatGGCCCAGGACACCGTGGCGCTGGTGTAGGTGATGTTGTGCACCTCGATGTTCATCGTGCCCCTGAAACaacaggcagggagaggctcaGGTTTCTGATTTGTGTCAGAGCTCAAAGGACGCTGTCATCCATGGAGTCTTTCCTTACTCTGCCTTAGATTTGACTCAAAACTATCCTGCCTCATTTAGGTTACATGCTAAAATTACAAAAGACAAATCCTGCTGTTGCCCAGACTACTGTATCACTCTGCTTCATAACCAAAACATCCAGTTGGAGCACAGGGTATACTTTTTGCTCCAGttatatttcttaaaaaaccTCTGTGACTGCTTGTCTGTATCAGAAGCTATTTTAGCTTTTTGATtcccacaaaataaaaatgatacTGCAAATGTGATTAGCATAAAGTGATTATTAAACTATTAAAGCTATTTTAGCTTTTTGTTTCCCACAAAATACAAATGATACTGCAAGTGTGATTAGCATAAAGGGATGATTAAACTAGATCCAGCTTGCCTTGTGAAGCTGCCAATCAACagatattttgattttacaCCTAAATGCCATTTAGAAAGCTCCATAATGATTAATTCACTGTTTTAAACTGTCACTGCATTTTCTGTACCTTCCTTGCTTAAAAGTATAAACTctttctgttcctgcagcatTTCACACTGCAATATCAGCATCTTAAATGTGAAATCTGTAGGTTGGTGAAATATAAAAGCAGTGCCTTTAGGGAAACACAAATATATGAATAGTAAgaacaaagacagaaaaaagacaCTGCCCACCTAACAAATTTAACATTTAAACTGATTTGAGCCAGAGCCAGTGAGTAGTAGATGATGATCCTCATGGTACAATGTCCTGTAGTTTTTTGATACTCTCTAAGCTGTGTGGCTTTTTAGCAACAGCCACAAATTACTTGAGCACATCACTCCTTTAGATCCCAAAGTGCTCTCTGAGCCTCGCTGCAGGGCTCTCTCTCCTGCCCAGAgagtgctcagagcagcagctccattcAGTTGAGCTGGTTTACtcattcctttttcctctctctaaCAATAACTAACTTTCCTTTCATTCACTCAAGATTAAGCTCATTTATGGACTGCTAATCAGTCCTTACACGAGGCTGCACATGCCCATGCTGAGCCCTCCCAGAGCCAGCACTTACCTCCAGCCAGGTCCTCCGTGGTGACAGAGGTGACAGGTCTGGTGACAGAGCCAGGCAGTGCCTTGCCAGCACTCGcctccctctgcctctgctgaatCCCTTCCCTGAACTCCCTCGTTTATACCCAGCTCGGGCTCCGTCATCTCTCACCATGGCAACCAATAGGAAAGGATGGGCAGGCATCTTCCACTGATTTGGGAATGTTATCCCTAAAAGCTTCTGCCTGGGAGAAGTCTGTGTCTCCAAGGCAGGAAAAAACAAGCCAGGTAGGGTTTTTTGCTGGcttatttgggttttatttttcccctgtatCCACAAGAGCatcactgagcccagcagcGTCTGGGGTTACACACACATGGTGTGAAATCTGGGATCCTGACCTGTGGTTCCCATTGACTCAGGGATTCTGTctttaattctgtgatttcttgCACACTTAAACTACTGAATTAAGTTAGAGCCATCAGCAGTACATTTTGATCCCTGATGGTGCTGCAATTTCCAGTAgccttttaatattttctaaacCGTGTGATGGGAGTAGGAATTGGCTTTTCAAAGACTCTGACCTCCTGCTGAACTGCATGGGATTAAGACCCATTCTTCTTTGAATGCCTCTGATTTACAGACAGCTTGGGGTGTCCCCTGTCAGTCTGGtgagagggcaggagggagaggcaaAGCCAGTGCCTGTGCTGTTCAGGGGAGCAGGCTGAGCCTGTGGCCAGGAGGAGACGGATGGGCCTGGTAGGGAGAGGCTCTGAGCAAGTGGCTTGCTCCTCTCTAAAGCCAAAATGTGCTGGAGAGGAACTTTTCCAGAAATGTTGATGCTGAGTCTGGAGTTACTCATTCCACTTTCTAAGACACTCTCAGCTGTTGCATTGAAATTAGGTTGGCTGGGAGCCCTAACTTGTCTTGGGCTGTGTGcaaattctttttttgtctttgagtATATTGCTCTTTCATTAGCTCTTCATTTTTCCAAGGGAATTCTGTATCTGTCAGTATTATCTATTATCCCTCTCTGTTCAGTTTTATCAGATAAAActctccctgcctttcctcAGGTGAGCTCAGACAGGTCTGAGTGATGGCCAACAGCAAGGTCACAGACATGGAAATAGAACTGGGGATTGATTGGCTCCATTTGTTGCTAAAGCTTCCCCAGAGCATAGCTGGTAACCCCCTGAGCTCCTAAAGCAACACTGGGGCCTTGCCCACATGGTCACAGTTACAGATGGCTGTCCCTGGGTGCAGGGTGGGCTCTATGGGACACTGGGAGCTCTGGCCCGTGCAAATCCCAGCCTCCCATCCCCAAAACCTGCCCATTTGGCCCCAAACCAAGGATGGGGCAAACCTTCCAgtgtctccagcagctgctgctcacaggaaGTGTCAGGGTCAGGCTTTGCTTTGGTCCTCTGAGGGGTCAGAAGTGGCCACTGAGCACGGGGGAGggatctgtgctgtgctgtgcagacaGCTTGTGCCTTCAGCTGCTTTGTCTTAAAATACCCACTGGTGTCATTTTTTACATCCTACAGTCTCTACCCCAAGCTGTGTATCTCACCCTTAAATGGAGttacatttttaattgctgGCAGAGCATTATTATTAGACACAAGCCTGCTGTTAGTGCACTgtgtggctctgcagagagctccaGGAACCCACCTCATCCTGCAGACAGGCAGGTGTGAATCATCCTGCTCATCTGCAGCCAGTGCACATCCCAAAAGGTCTCTTCTCCCAGTCAGGCTGATTGCTGAGACCCCCACTCAAGGGACGAGCTGGttgggagctgctctccagccccttTATCCCACTGAGGTGTGAGGGAGTGCTGCCAGGTGATTTGCTGTACAGCCAaatctcagccctgctgtgggaaaAACCTGGCCAGCTGCACCACAGCTGGGGCCAGGGGTGGTAACCCATCCCAGGGGAACAaggcacatgcacacacagaagtCCCCTGGCCATGGAATAGCAAAGATCCCTCCAGAAATGAATGTGGATTCATGAGCCCACtgaaataaggatttttttttattcccccaTGCTAGGATGAGCTAGTGTGCTTGCTGAGTCTGGGGAAATAACAGGGTAAAGGAGCCTACAGGGAGGTGTGGAGGGAAGGTGCAAGGAGCCATCTCTGGCCACTTGGATCACCCCTGCAGCTCTCACTTTCTGAGGACACCTTGGGCTGGGACAGTGCATTGCAAAAGTTAAAGCAACAAAAGCTGTGGGAgtgtggctgggctgggggcctgGAGCACTGACTTCCCTCTGGGATGGTCATGTTGGCCATTTGGCAGATGTTCCAGGTTGGGCATTACCTGGTGTTTAAACAGAAACACTTTTCAAAAAAAACACATGGCAGTTTTTCACATGTATCAGGGTGCATAACCAGTGGCTTTGGGTCTGTCTCTACCAGACTTTTCAAGACTTGGTTATCTGAGGATGCAGACAGAAGCCTAATTGAGCTGCTCAGTTCTCTGGTATCCAAGGAGCTTTGAAAGTAGGCTTCTGTCTGCCTAAATAATTCTTGACTCTGACACATACCCACATACTcagggccttttttttttccttaaagttTTGCTGGGAGAGAAAGGTCTTGCTTATTGTGAATGAGCCTCCAAGGCAGTCTTTCTGCACTTAATATTGTGTTTCAGGGCTATTTGCACCTACCAGGAACAAGAGGTGAAATTACATTTCACAGAAAAGAGGGGACTTTCTAGCTGATCCTTATTTCTGCTGGTTCAAAGAGCACTTAGGAATTATAGCAGGTAACAACCTGCTGGACCAGACCTGTAGGGCTGTGACAGAATGAGGGTGAATTAATTGATTAAAGTAACTGACAAGTCTGTGAAAGCGTGGTCAGTGCACTGGTGAAATTCTGTACCtgagagcaaaagaaaatacttttccaaTTTTCAGCCAATGACTTAGTAACCCATTAGCAGCTCAGAGGAAGTGTTAAAAGTAAACCTTGTGGAGTGAGTCAGGAGAGGAGGGTGATGGGAGCCTCCAGCTGGGGATATTGCAGCAGTGGTGGAGCAAAGACAACATTTTGCCCTGTTCTGGtaccccagccctggctcccttTCACCCAAACCTCCTCAGTGCCTtcatcccatccctcccttgGCTCCATTACTGGCAGGAAAGGATCCCTGTAGAATATGTCTGCAGTATCCACAGGAAGGCATTTGGGATTCAGTCTAATTTGTTTCCTTATCTTTGTTTTACCTGTAGGTCAGCATGAGCCTGGGGTTAATCTGTGTTTTGTTGGAAGGGGCACTGCATGCCAGGATCTTTTCCAGGCTGGCTTTTTTGCTGTTCCCCGAGGCTGAGGTGGAGATGTCAGGGGGAGagtgcagcccctctgctgggCTGAGTCGTGATGCCAACACTGACATTGCAGAGCCCTCTCTGAGCATGTGGTGTCTCAGCTAAATCTGATTCTCAGtactgctctgcagagcacacaaGTGAATTAATTCCCCCTACTTCTCTTTGCCTCACACTAAATGAATCCTGTAAATGTTCCAGTAATGAAATGTTGCAGCAATTTCCATGTTTCCAAGATGACACTGATAGAGTACATTCCTGGAAATCACTTTCTGTTCTCTGCTGCTAAGAATTTTTGGGGGCAATGTCCTGGGCACCATTCTCCCCAGACCAGTGTCAGGTCTTACCCTTGACACAGACCCATGGGATGTCTGTTAAGTAGAGGCTGATGTAAAGCTTTGCAGGATGGAAAGAGGatcttttctgtgtcttttccATCTGCCCTTAAACTCAGTTGCTTCAGTTCCTGCTTTTCTTAATCAGCCTCATTTTAAAGCAAGTGCtcataggggaaaaaaaatctttctgcttgAATGTATGTAAAACTTTTCATTTTAGTGGAGAACAATTTGATTTTGAAGAGGCAAAGGGTCACTGAACTGTAATATTTGATTGGGAGTGTATGGGAGAGTAAATTACCTTGGAAATGAAAGTGGTGTTGCTACATACATGTCATAAAACCTTGTGACATGACAGTGTTGAGGTTAGAGTATATCTGAGCACATAGGAAGAAAAGCAGTCTTGTCTCCTACAAGAAGCTCAAGTGGGAATGGCCATCGGTATTATTATTTATCTTCCTCCTCCTTAAAATTTGTAGCGATGGAACATAATACTGTGATAAGAGAATTACTGGTCAGGAATTACAGGTCCTGTGACTGTCTCTAATTCCAATTTGCAGCCTCTCAACATCGCCTACAGCCACATCTACAGCTCCTACCGCAACTTCGTGGGGCCACCGCATTTCAAGACCATCTGTCGGCTCCTGGGCTACCAGGGCATTGCTGTAGtcatggaggagctgctgaagatTGTCAAGAGCCTGGTAATTCTGTGCCTGGCCCTGGTGCTGGAGAGACCCCAAAGCTGGATGGGGGCAGGCAGTGTGGGCGTTGGGATCGGGGTGTTGGCATCGGGGCACCGTCGTGTCTCTCGATCCACGCTGGAGCACTTGGAGCCATGGGCTGGTTTTCAGTGATGAGGAATCCCAGTGATTCCTGTGGGATGGTGGAGTGCCTCAGCAGGATCAGACAGCACTCAGCACAAAGATTTTACAGTTGACTAAATGGAATTTAGTGCCTTATCTCATGTAATGTATCCACAGGGTGCAGGTGTGTAACTCCAAATGACAGCAAGGGCTTTAAGCTAAGCAGTGTGCTGTGCTCTAATCCTTGTGTGATCCAAACATCTGATCTGCAGAAACTTGCTCTACATGAATGTAAATTCTTTATTAAACTCTTGAGCATCCAGGGATCATTCCTCAGGTGGAAGGAGCATTTCCTGTGCTAGGGAGTGAGTCCTTTGGCAAGCTGCATCTAAGACTGAGCCTTGTTTTAGATTTCAGCTGCAAACAATGCAAACACAGCAAGCTGTATTTTGAAGTTGAAAATCCATGCAGCTGGGATTTACTCTTTGGGAGGAAGCTGTAAAAGCACTCTGACTCCATACACTTGGGCTGAATTTAATATTTGAGTGAAATCCAAATTAAGGAAGTTCTTCTCAGACTCCAGCTGAGGTTTCATTATGTGCTGTCAGATGTGGACCCATGCACAACCAGCCTCTTTCAAAACCAGTGCCAGGAGACCTGGCATTCCAGTTTAACCTCCCTTTGTCTCCAACAGCTCCAAGGCACCATCCTGCAGTATGTGAAGACTCTGATTGAAGTCATGCCCAAGATCTGCCGCTTGCCAAGACATGAATATG of the Ammospiza nelsoni isolate bAmmNel1 chromosome 16, bAmmNel1.pri, whole genome shotgun sequence genome contains:
- the FNDC9 gene encoding fibronectin type III domain-containing protein 9; translation: MNIEVHNITYTSATVSWAMSSPCPENYYHVMYRPNWNSVFAGYLRQNFHREERVPHPLSSLVLHRLTPSTIYVLCITCKNSYPSSNHCTTFHTLDKIPLVFGGSKHEPTTSMWMVSSLLLLCFLALLAYGCLQFWSARCHWAARLKHPDCSSEEVGEGRGSPEEPLSDGLREELLEVPMTAVLMRSSSFVKESPYNSPHCFFSYKSSDDKRAILPQHGLQ